The genomic segment CACCATGTGATCATCAAGGGAAGCAGATCAACTGGTTATGCTAGTCGTAGGGGGATTGGTTTCTTCCTTGTGCTTTTGGCGAGTTCTATGTATTTTATGCTTGGAAAGGTAATGATACTTTTAGGGGATGTTAATTTATGGACTATAGTTAGATATTTTCATTCTTGTTGAGCAATATGTTAATAGATGAAAAGTTTTGCGTAAAGCACAATGCTTAATTTGTGTTACTTCACAAGGTTGTTTTATTCATGTTCCATCTGTTGTTTCTTCACGCAAGtatctgaaagaaaaaattcaaataaaacaggACAATCCAGTTAGAAGTCTTTCTTGGTTCTGCCTCTTAAGTGGTTTCTTAGTTATGCTACAAAGTCGGAAGTTTGTCAAGAAAGGTGAGATCCTGGTTCATGATTGTTCACTCTTTACAGGCTTACCGAATGACACCAGTTTCATGTCTCTGAATAATGCTATCTTTTCTTTGACTTGTTCAGAATCTGTTATAATCATGCCAACCTTTGGGATCCAGCTTGATACTCAATATTTAAGGTACCCTATATATTGTTTGCACTCCATGATGAATTAACGCTTTAAACTACTCCATATTAATGGTTGTAACTCATGACCTATTCTTATCTACACAAACACCAGTCATCTATTGCACATGTTTTTGCTTTGCAGTGGAAAAACTGTCTCCAGGTTTATCCCTATTGGCAAGATTTTGAAGCCTGTGCTGGTTGAATGTGTCACCCCCGTTACATGTTACTGGAGTCTCTCCTTATTTCTGCGTGGCGAAGAACAACTTACATTGGTGTTTAAGGTAATGCCACCAGTTTGTTTCATTACATTGTGAGAGATAACATTTTGCTGAAAACTTTGATAAACAATCAATCTGAGAATATTACGTTTAGCCATCAATTCTGAGTTTGGATTCCTCTTTGTACAGGAACTGCGACCCCCATTGAAGATGTTGGTCCCCATTTGGAAAGCGTTGTGTGCTGTTATCGTCACTGACCAAAGTAGAACCATAGCTGAAGAAGATGTTGTATCTGGTTAAGCATACATCCACTGGCCATGATCCACGACAAGACCAGCACTAAAAGTTGTGATCACAGAATTTGTAGGTTTTTTGGCTGCTGCTGGCAGTTTTGCTTGAAAGATGATCACACAATGTGTTCTGTAATGTGAGAATTcgacttagaaaaaaaaaactcgtgaCTGGTGAACTTTTAGACCATGGATCGTTTGTCAgttataaacttttcttttgtatattaatataatgGAAAGAATACAATGAGTGAGTTATATCAGCTTGCAAACTCTCTAGTCTAGTGTAGTATCAACCTATACGACTATGCATCCAACGAAAAACGTTAATAGTAACTTTATACGAGTGAATTAGCAAACTGAGGAAGTAGTTATTTACTGAGACAATGGCACTAAAGACTGAGATAACGTTGCaacttttttttagcttttagcTTTTAGCTTTGTCTAAGCGTGACTTAGCACGATCAAGCGTCACTTCTCTGCGTTGGAACCCGTGCCACAGTTGTCTGGAACCGAGCTTTGCTATCTGTTTGTGCAATGCCTTCAGATTGACTAAGGGAACTGTCGTTGGTCGTCCATGAGCACACTGCACACAGACTTAATGggttaatttgattaaaatgaATCCATTTGGTaagatttgatgttttcttacTTACCTGGAAACAAAGCGAGGTCTGCTTCAGTCCTTCCATGATTAAAGAGCATTCTGAGGGTAACAGAGAATCTCCGAACATAATTGCacctttttgagagaaaaaaaaaacacacacacacataattAGCGGAGAAACCAAGTAATGAATGGTGGTCACCATATTATCCTtgaacatacaaaaaaataatggagAGATCAGGAATGTACCTCTACATGCTTTGGAGTTGAGGACTCGAAGAACAGATGGAGGAACTGTTGATGATCCGTCAGTATCAGCAAGCTGGTTTGGCAAAAGTTGAGTAAGAatcttaaagaaagaaaaataaaagataagctATGTGCGTATACACGATTCTGAGCATACCTGCTGAAGAAACTCCAACAGATCAACATCTGATAGATTTACACCCAGAATGCATGGGACCTACAAGTGGTGTAATCATAGTGATCATTCAAGTAACCCATACAGAATCCCACAGAGAATAGAATCGCTTTTAACTGGCAAAGCAGTAAGCGAAATGAAAGAGCTAGACTATGTGCCTAACCGCATTAAGTGTGATTGGGGTTGGTTTCTGTTGGATGATGCTCATGTTCCtgtagaaaaggaaaacaataatCACCATCTAGAGAATAATGGTGTGCAATCTAAAACACACAACTGCATATGAGACAGCAAGAGAAAATTTACTTCTTAAAGGACGTTGACCCTTCTACATTGATGTTGCAGATCCAACCCCAGTTTCGTATCTGCTCTGAATAACTCTGGAGTAACTGATAGCCCATTTCTGGCAGTACCTTTTATgtcaaaataaaagattaatgaTGCATCATCAATAAACCAAGGCAGAGTAGAAAATTCTGATGACTATGCTATCAAATATTCTGTTCAAACGTACCAACTCTTGGTCTGCACTCAAGTAGGTGACCGACCTTGCTTTCCCAGCCAAGACCTAGTAATTGCAATTGTCAGTTGACAGAAGCACAATATTATCGAAACTAGGAAACATTAGAAAAGTAGTTCCATGAGCTTGAAGTACCAAGATGCTCTTACCTTTTTATGCAGCTCTTCCAAACGAATTCTTTCATCGGCAGCATGCTGTAAAAAATGACACCCGAAGATAGCAAGACATTTATTGAGAGCAATAGTTTCCACAGCTTATGTTGTCCTAGTTTGAACATAATCCTCCACCATATTCAGACAAAGTATCAAGAATTTAAGATAAAGGAGGAACCTGATCAACGATGGCAACTGTTCCACAAGCAATAATTGggatatattttttgtcaacctGTTGTAGAACCTTGGCATCTTGAAGAGAGTGCCTGTTTATAGATTCAGGAACCAATGATTCATCGGATCGTAGGTGCAAAAGTCCTGAACATATATCAAGCACCCTATCTTGATCGTGAAGCTCATGTGATTCCTTGGCAACCTGCACAACAATGGAAAAGGTTATGCATTGTCTTTCATGGAACAGAAAGTCACTCAGTCCGGTAAAAACAAACCCAATCAATTTGTGTAACCTGAGAGACCGAACAGTTATGGCGCCATTTTGTTGTAGATTTATCCGGAACTAcatattcctttgagcaaaagTCTGCGAAATAATAACACAGTAAATACTCCCATATACCAAACTTTTTAAGGAGCATGTTTGATTGACAATTTATATTCTCGACCATTATGTAGCAGTGTCTTCCAGAGGATTCATCTACGAAAGAGACATACTGCTAATTCAAGATTAATATTTACCTTTGTCTCCATCATCCTTTTGGGTCTCTGAGTGCACAGTCCTGCAATCAGCAGATGCTTTCAAGTCTGAGGCAgaaattaatcttttttctGTTTCCTGTTTGTGATCATACGACACATCATCAACGATGCTCGGCTTCGGATGCATATAAGACGTATTACAAGGTTGTGTCAAACACTCCAAATCATCAGGTTCTGCAGAAAGATATACCTCATTAATATCTTTTGTACGACATTCCGGAAACTAAAACCAGAGCAGAAACATAATATCCACATCTGACCAAAGACCAATAGTATGTACCTGATGGATCAGagttctttgattttgtgtctGATCTACAATTTAAGCtgataaatttctttttatccTGATGAAATGGAGGAGCAGAGCGGCTTCTTCTTGACCTTTGTTTACCGTCATTATTCTGTCTAAAATCCCTATAACTGAACTTGTCCTTTCTGATACTAAATTGTTCAATACCCACATTATCTGCATGCCCCCACAATGACTTGCAAACTTTTTCATCTGACTGAGTAAAATTCGGAATATCTGTGAAAGAATCTATGTTGGTTTCTCGACAATCCATTTGCGGTATGATCTCATGATCAAATCTCATGTTAGTAGCTGCAGTGAACATATATTCAGGGTCAGGCATCCTTTCCAGTCTGAAACTCCCTTCAAGAATTTGACAACCTTTCTCATAATCTGACTTCCACTTGGTCGCAGAAGGAGGTGTAGAGAACATTGGAGACAACTCAGAACTCAAACAGAAACTCTCAGCACCAGAGTTCCCCACATTGACAGAGGA from the Camelina sativa cultivar DH55 chromosome 12, Cs, whole genome shotgun sequence genome contains:
- the LOC104729652 gene encoding uncharacterized protein LOC104729652, whose product is MVRLSLSSKRYIYVHESGSKPTKEAIDIHHVIIKGSRSTGYASRRGIGFFLVLLASSMYFMLGKDNPVRSLSWFCLLSGFLVMLQSRKFVKKESVIIMPTFGIQLDTQYLSGKTVSRFIPIGKILKPVLVECVTPVTCYWSLSLFLRGEEQLTLVFKELRPPLKMLVPIWKALCAVIVTDQSRTIAEEDVVSG